A genome region from Anastrepha ludens isolate Willacy chromosome 3, idAnaLude1.1, whole genome shotgun sequence includes the following:
- the LOC128857005 gene encoding anaphase-promoting complex subunit 1 isoform X2: MIAASEPLAFIPRGRQAVEEHPGPTDVKQQNHLPTEHVLLQRMQNVNISASDEPNEFWCVREIFEDLDEDLNRVRANQCNEEKDTNKKKPEDGKASRKDGSRISEHLLWQQRAAYTDVDYMCEYLVNSEEELYVKKHTAVWSKGLLDENSIMPRLCFTCETPIKFAFFCNKSFVTSKRNSRAKNKSDKRKSYSEEEEDFSAICLIDQVALRIYCSNGEDFLCNLEFPVSHVWPTSYGILLEKVPSNAVIQNHAISMPRLFSLAHPLDEICPVLCKTEANSISYLVESDYNIIFTSENSELVLLYDNKTGKQFISRLRKATEEEIQYVGAQNESAYTGTAGGLPHHSINRGSGGGIGAIGTPKHSTAHLGRSGLANPNYSAHIGRFLSSAHSLSGAFGNSNRTASPLNHLQSTIGQHSISTQDIRKLGQAQPSKPIVPELCLEHIWTENACGNNREFGEISTRAFMHTDLVGQTYLCYLLPFSCKLHLIRLLNYGTADLQISSKHLSIPAKDAVALERLRMIAVLDPSGSLILYTGAVLVSKVHVAAAMGSTSVSVGAGNVTPTPATTKTLAANSPNSPFPRRSSLLPTIQKPTDTTFDEELHLLSPVHPLQPQFPNRNICLSLRDPAGNRLTLVYPFGKMYRIELPQFNETKFISRCIGTLRRILNKEQFVQLITRWYGARNPPGSRDYSIEQEWHIFRNVLTGLMGCGAATHETTTNASMSSNAEEPKKRRKNDEITEGTDEDWEFMLDVLNEDGSGGCVRDNMKMETEQGTAAAGNVDANACLFNSIPAIFYGLHLLYEDFKLDETMHDCLPYLAKFLQQFAVDMQLTTYIFHYTLDFPYLVHCTTKLCQLTEEHAARMAYKELLQVPAPSVYRQLEHILKGKDALQYTFVEGLNDMSRNVLQVVSLIMHGTEKIKDWIKPLEFANSVQSYYPKRPKRFISTIVPRAEQVIQMLINMEITRADIARLPVALHLIIAECLEHARLTPPIGCSAATYELILRTELVAHALLQDDSPTSAMSRQKQKVHVNAEDSLSARCPPATNGISHMEAALDDGMDNIDTKLLNLRFPDDMRIAEVRRLLTSSEPVLIDIVQKPGMTDHRFIEEQERQLFALCKRTMALPLGRGMFTLRTSIPTPTELMPIPKLCLSGKEPVKGATIEMQQIELPPNMSLWPSFHNGVAAGLKISRHARDVDSTWIVYNKPKGQEEISTEHAGFLMALGLNGHLKTLSFMSVYEYLVKCDEMTSVGLLLGISATHRGTMDNTTTKLLSVHIEALLPTTALELDIPQNIQVASLMGIGLLYQGSAKRHIAEVLLQEVGRPPGPEMENSIERESYALTAGLALGLVTLGLGESPAGLLDLQIPDTLHYYMVGGNKRQLTGSQKEKYKLPSFQVREGDNVNIDVTAPGATLALGLMFFNTNNRAVAEWMNPPNTHYLLDLVRPDLLMLRTIARGLILWSDIKPDAEWLFGQFPSNFKIDLERPYYWGDKYETSVDYESEAQAWCNVIAGASFCMGLKYAGSENQEAFKTLHKALKKFIGFQSKHVFEFAGYTTVECCLMVILIAISLVFAGSGDLEILRIIRYLRSRISFRDRCRVNYNPNVTFGSQMAIHMSLGLLFLGAGRYTIANTPEAVAALICAFFPKFPNHSNDNRYHLQAFRHLYVLAVEPRLFLPRDIDTKKLCLCQISVLEIGSKELRRLPMAPCMLPPLNTLQKVIVDDANYWPVCFEKERNWSQLIKALQSSACIDIKKRSGCLSHLEDPDRLKSLFAQTLTTEQYTCWHVNATALERFSNDPFVTSFTDRFLHIDSEVITPDELLKIQQLTMLFYNAVIKDKMHVLPIYLTTFNLIQRLQRNPQCNDVWQIKLIDLYMEKYEQPHILLTSELMRAQLEKFKMFIENTRRTMSTTLRHFISASSFEPSIITDFSAEEVARLLAVVNYYNLTPNLLNLVDLSGTVNYIRYLYEFKKLNLDMQTMNCMIKILLQTRDEEAA, translated from the exons ATGATTGCCGCCTCTGAACCTTTG GCGTTCATTCCTCGAGGTCGTCAAGCGGTTGAGGAGCACCCAGGTCCCACCGACGTAAAACAACAGAATCACTTACCCACAGAACATGTGCTGCTACAGCGCATGCAAAATGTGAATATTTCAGCGTCGGATGAGCCCAATGAATTCTGGTGTGTTCGTGAAATTTTCGAGGATTTGGATGAAGATCTTAACAGAGTGCGAGCTAATCAATGCAACGAAGAAAAGgatacaaataaaaagaaacctGAAGATGGAAAGGCGAGCAGGAAGGATGGTAGTCGTATTTCCGAACATTTATTGTGGCAACAACGTGCGGCATATACAGATGTTGATTATATGTGCGAGTATTTGGTCAATTCAGAAGAGGAACTATATGTAAAGAAGCATACAGCAGTGTGGTCAAAAG GTCTGCTAGATGAAAACAGTATAATGCCCCGCCTGTGTTTCACCTGCGAGACACCAATTAAATTTGCTTTCTTCTGTAATAAGTCCTTTGTAACTAGCAAACGAAACAGTCGGGCTAAAAATAAAAGCGATAAAAGAAAATCATAttcagaagaagaggaagactttAGTGCGATTTGTCTGATTG ATCAAGTTGCGCTCCGTATCTACTGCAGCAACGGCGAGGACTTTCTTTGTAATCTCGAGTTTCCTGTATCGCATGTATGGCCTACGTCGTACGGCATTCTATTGGAGAAGGTGCCATCAAATGCCGTTATTCAGAATCATGCCATTTCAATGCCGCGGCTTTTTTCGCTCGCGCACCCATTAGATGAAATTTGTCCGGTGCTATGCAAAACGGAAGCAAATTCCATTAGTTATCTTGTAGAGTCCGATTACAATATAATATTCACTTCCGAAAATTCAGAGCTGGTTCTTCTCTATGATAATAAAACAGGAAAACAATTCATTTCGCGGCTGCGTAAGGCAACTGAAGAAGAAATACAATATGTAGGCGCACAAAATGAGTCTGCGTATACTGGCACCGCAGGCGGGTTGCCACATCACTCCATAAATCGGGGATCTGGTGGTGGTATTGGAGCAATAG GCACGCCAAAACACAGCACAGCACATTTGGGACGCTCCGGCTTAGCCAATCCAAATTATTCAGCACATATTGGCAGATTTTTGTCGAGTGCACACTCTTTGAGCGGAGCATTCGGGAATTCAaa TCGGACTGCTTCACCGTTGAATCATCTACAGTCCACCATCGGTCAGCACTCAATATCAACGCAAGACATACGAAAATTGGGGCAGGCTCAGCCTTCCAAGCCCATAGTGCCAGAGCTGTGTTTAGAGCACATTTGGACTGAAAATGCGTGTGGCAA CAACCGAGAATTCGGCGAAATCTCCACGCGTGCTTTCATGCATACCGATTTAGTAGGTCAAACTTACCTCTGCTACTTGTTGCCCTTTTCGTGCAAACTGCATCTGATCCGCTTGCTCAACTATGGCACAGCGGATTTACAAATATCAAGCAAACATTTATCTATACCAGCCAAGGATGCGGTTGCTTTGGAG CGCCTGCGCATGATCGCCGTTTTGGACCCATCTGGGAGTTTGATATTATATACCGGAGCAGTTTTGGTTTCTAAAGTGCACGTAGCTGCGGCAATGGGCAGTACCAGCGTAAGTGTAGGTGCAGGCAATGTGACACCAACACCCGCAACAACGAAAACGCTCGCGGCAAATTCGCCGAACTCTCCCTTTCCGCG GCGAAGCAGTCTTTTACCCACAATACAGAAGCCCACCGATACCACCTTCGATGAAGAACTGCATCTTTTGTCGCCTGTGCATCCACTACAACCACAATTTCCAAATCG CAACATTTGCTTAAGCTTGCGTGATCCTGCTGGTAATCGGCTCACATTGGTTTATCCTTTCGGCAAAATGTATCGCATTGAATTGCCACAattcaatgaaacaaaattcatttcacGCTGCATTGGTACACTACGACGCATCTTAAACAAAGAACAATTCGTGCAGCTAATCACTCGTTGGTATGGAGCGCGTAATCCGCCTGGATCACGTGATTATAGTATTGAACAGGAGTGGCACATTTTTAGAAACGTGCTGACCGGCTTAATGGGCTGCGGCGCAGCTACGCATGAAACCACTACCAATGCATCGATGTCTAGCAATGCAGAGGAGCCGAAGAAGCGACGTAAGAACGATGAAATCACTGAAGGTACCGATGAGGATTGGGAATTCATGTTAGACGTACTCAATGAAGATGGCAGTGGCGGTTGTGTGCGTGATAACATGAAAATGGAAACAGAGCAAGGGACCGCAGCGGCGGGTAACGTTGACGCGAATGCTTGTTTATTTAATAGCATACCGGCTATCTTTTATGGCCTGCATTTGTTATATGAAGATTTTAAGTTAGACGAAACGATGCACGATTGTCTGCCGTATTTGGCGAAG TTCTTGCAACAATTCGCTGTGGATATGCAACTAACAACGTACATATTTCATTATACGCTGGATTTTCCGTATTTAGTACACTGTACAACAAAATTGTGTCAACTTACAGAGGAGCATGCAGCGCGAATGGCCTATAAAGAGTTGCTACAAGTACCTGCGCCAAGCGTTTACAGGCAGTTGGAGCatattttgaaaggcaaagATGCGTTACAGTATACTTTTGTAGAGGGGCTTAACGACATGAGTCGAAATGTGCTGCAG GTCGTCTCACTTATCATGCATGGTACGGAGAAAATCAAAGATTGGATCAAACCTCTGGAATTCGCCAACTCAGTTCAATCGTATTATCCTAAACGGCCCAAACGCTTTATATCAACGATTGTACCACGTGCGGAGCAAGTAATACAAATGCTAATCAATATGG AAATTACTCGCGCCGATATTGCACGCCTACCCGTTGCGCTGCACCTCATCATCGCTGAGTGCCTGGAGCATGCACGGCTGACGCCTCCCATCGGTTGTTCAGCCGCCACATATGAGTTGATATTGCGCACTGAGTTGGTGGCGCATGCGCTTTTGCAGGACGACTCACCAACGAGTGCAATGAGTAGACAGAAACAAAAGGTGCACGTAAATGCAGAAGATTCATTGTCGGCTCGTTGCCCACCCGCCACCAACGGCATCTCTCACATGGAAGCAGCACTTGACGATGGCATGGACAATATCGATACGAAGTTATTGAATCTACGTTTTCCGGATGATATGCGTATTGCAGAAGTACGTCGCCTACTCACCTCGTCAGAGCCCGTGCTAATTGATATCGTGCAGAAACCTGGCATGACGGATCATCGTTTCATTGAGGAGCAAGAACGACAGTTGTTTGCATTGTGCAAACGCACTATGGCGCTACCGCTGGGGCGCGGCATGTTTACATTGCGCACCTCTATACCAACACCTACTGAATTGATGCCTATACCTAAATTGTGTCTGTCGGGCAAGGAGCCAGTCAAGGGTGCCACCATTGAAATGCAACAAATCGAGTTGCCGCCGAATATGAGTCTTTGGCCTTCATTCCACAATGGTGTCGCTGCgggtttgaaaatttcacgACATGCACGCGATGTAGATTCCACCTGGATTGTTTATAATAAACCAAAGGGCCAAGAAGAAATTTCTACGGAGCATGCTGGTTTTCTTATGGCTCTCGGACTCAATGGCCACCTCAAAACACTGTCTTTTAtgagtgtttatgaatattTGGTGAAGTGTGATGAGATGACTAGCGTCGGTTTACTATTGGGCATTTCCGCAACCCATCGTGGTACTATGGATAATACAACAACTAAGTTGCTGAGCGTGCACATAGAAGCGCTGTTGCCAACCACCGCGTTAGAATTGGATATACCACAGAATATACAGGTAGCTTCGTTAATGGGCATCGGTTTGTTGTATCAGGGCTCCGCTAAACGACATATTGCCGAGGTGTTGCTTCAGGAAGTAG GTCGTCCTCCAGGTCCGGAAATGGAGAATAGCATCGAACGCGAGTCGTATGCTCTGACCGCCGGCCTCGCCTTAGGCTTGGTCACTTTGGGACTGGGTGAATCGCCAGCCGGTTTGCTGGATCTTCAAATCCCCGACACTCTTCACTATTACATGGTGGGCGGCAATAAGCGTCAACTCACCGGATCACAAAAGGAGAAATATAAATTACCTTCGTTTCAAGTGCGCGAAGGTGACAACGTCAATATCGATGTAACTGCACCCGGAGCGACACTAGCACTTGGCCTTATGTTCTTCAATACGAACAATCGTGCCGTCGCCGAATGGATGAATCCACCGAACACGCATTATCTGCTCGATTTGGTGCGTCCCGACTTGCTTATGTTGCGCACCATTGCACGCGGCTTGATTCTCTGGTCCGACATAAAGCCAGACGCTGAGTGGCTATTCGGCCAGTTCCcgtcaaatttcaaaattgatcTTGAGCGTCCCTACTATTGGGGCGACAAGTATGAGACTAGTGTGGATTACGAGTCCGAAGC TCAAGCCTGGTGCAATGTCATTGCAGGTGCCTCATTTTGTATGGGACTTAAATATGCAGGCAGCGAAAATCAAGAAGCTTTTAAAACCTTGCACAAGGCGCTGAAAAAATTCATCGGCTTCCAGAGCAAACATGTTTTCGAGTTCGCCGGCTACACGACGGTGGAATGCTGTCTTATGGTTATTTTGATTGCTATATCGCTGGTATTCGCCGGCTCGGGTGATCTGGAAATATTGCGCATCATTCGCTATTTGCGTTCACGCATCAGTTTTCGTGATCGTTGCCGCGTCAATTACAATCCCAATGTTACATTCGGCTCGCAAATGGCCATACACATGTCGCTGGGTTTACTATTTTTGGGTGCTGGCCGCTATACCATCGCGAATACACCCGAGGCGGTTGCCGCGCTGATTTGTGCCTTCTTTCCCAAGTTTCCGAACCACAGTAATGATAACAG ATATCATTTGCAAGCCTTCCGCCACTTGTATGTGCTGGCTGTGGAGCCACGCCTCTTTTTGCCACGTGACATCGATACGAAGAAGTTATGTCTTTGCCAAATATCAGTGCTGGAAATAGGCAGCAAAGAACTGCGCCGCCTGCCCATGGCGCCGTGCATGCTGCCACCACTAAACACGTTGCAGAAAGTGATTGTAGACGATGCCAATTATTGGCCGGTTTGTTTTGAGAAAGAACGCAATTGGTCCCAGTTGAT CAAGGCACTGCAGAGTTCCGCTTGTATTGATATAAAAAAACGTTCCGGCTGTCTGTCGCACTTGGAGGATCCCGATCGACTAAAGAGTCTTTTTGCACAAACACTCACAACCGAACAGTATACATGTTGGCATGTAAATGCCACTGCACTGGAGCGTTTCTCAAACGATCCGTTCGTTACGAGCTTCACCGATCGATTTTTACACATCGATTCCGAGGTTATTACACCAGATGAATTGCTCAAGATACAACAGCTAACAATGCTCTTCTACAATGCTGTGATCAAAGACAAAATGCATGTGCTGCCCATTTATCTAACGACTTTCAAT CTGATTCAACGTTTGCAACGCAATCCCCAGTGCAATGACGTCTGGCAAATTAAACTGATTGATTTGTATATGGAAAAATATGAGCAGCCGCATATTTTATTGACCAGCGAATTGATGCGCGCACAATTGGAGAAATTCAAAATGTTCATCGAGAATACACGCCGCACCATGTCGACCACCTTGCGGCATTTCATTAGCGCCAGCAGCTTTGAGCCGAGCA